Proteins from one Mesotoga infera genomic window:
- a CDS encoding alpha/beta hydrolase, with the protein MEKLVVIIVVLICALVMGGVLLAFLLQPVEITEVTANRIRVEPINTSSLSEPVRMQDHFTPLFASPSEVISSMLEVGQEAENIAYVAYFRLNRVDYAVLDTAGTQVTVRVGERVDPSYIVYGITEFAVLLNDTSTNSFVVVKYFRS; encoded by the coding sequence ATGGAGAAATTGGTTGTAATAATCGTCGTTTTGATTTGCGCCTTAGTAATGGGTGGCGTTCTGCTCGCTTTCCTTCTTCAACCTGTGGAAATAACCGAAGTCACGGCCAATAGAATAAGGGTTGAGCCGATCAACACTTCAAGCTTATCCGAACCAGTCAGGATGCAAGATCACTTTACACCGCTTTTTGCCAGCCCGTCCGAGGTTATAAGCTCTATGCTCGAAGTAGGACAGGAAGCGGAAAACATAGCTTATGTAGCGTATTTCAGATTGAACAGGGTGGATTATGCCGTTCTCGATACGGCCGGAACGCAGGTCACGGTAAGGGTCGGCGAACGCGTAGATCCCTCGTATATTGTGTACGGAATAACGGAATTTGCCGTTTTGCTTAACGATACCAGCACGAACAGCTTTGTGGTTGTGAAATATTTCAGGTCTTGA